A portion of the Punica granatum isolate Tunisia-2019 chromosome 7, ASM765513v2, whole genome shotgun sequence genome contains these proteins:
- the LOC116214387 gene encoding two-component response regulator ARR2-like: protein MNGDHKGTLISEAGSKSDPASVAIGDNDLPSNLVVLKLLVLDDDEGHLHVLRKMLEECQYEVISCTQVESALEKLRQNKDVFDLLLSNDIVSGMDGFNLLRDISMEFDIPVIIMSGDDRRTRIIKSIEHGFCACLVKPIQKKALMDIWKHVIQKRKCKFKDLVRVRGPENRNSPEPNFDHAHKSPKNSKRKNNGGDSSEHEQNDAILTPMKKQRVVWDSALHDQFVSAVTYLGINEAVPKKILELMNVPGLTRENVASHLQKYRQHQKKKAQESLESTFGPMSSDGNLDLHELIGHENWKINMSERHQRRQMMKHKESHQYQYLQTSQNMNMHVEMAPSYQTTQPMMSGNSGNPIVSSGVAEANFPYGCNTIEMGREEAYHPVLQTPSSFEFPIYSHLENQLYGLPFVHDFSQIGLQDWELNFQHENIIPDQPHEDTIPREGTINLDMQRNIPSGDNAVRMKSETFPGTNLQPFPARFGLEDPNSPAS from the exons ATGAACGGCGACCATAAGGGCACGTTGATTTCTGAGGCTGGTTCTAAAAGTGATCCAGCTTCGGTAGCCATCGGAGATAATGACTTGCCCAGCAATTTGGTGGTTCTAAAACTTCTTGTCTTGGATGATGATGAAGGGCACCTCCATGTTCTCAGAAAGATGCTTGAAGAATGTCAGTATGAAG TCATAAGCTGCACTCAAGTTGAAAGCGCCTTGGAAAAGCTTAGGCAAAACAAAGATGTTTTTGATCTTCTTCTCAGCAATGACATTGTGTCGGGCATGGATGGATTCAATCTTCTCAGAGATATTAGCATGGAGTTTGACATCCCAGTCATTA TAATGTCAGGAGATGATAGGAGAACAAGGATAATTAAGAGCATTGAACATGGCTTCTGCGCTTGCCTGGTCAAACCCATCCAGAAGAAAGCACTGATGGACATATGGAAGCACGTGATCCAAAAGAGGAAGTGTAAATTCAAAGATTTGGTGCGAGTCAGAGGTCCCGAGAACAGAAACAGCCCGGAGCCGAACTTTGATCACGCACACAAGAGCCCAAAGAATTCAAAGAGGAAGAACAACGGTGGAGATAGCAGTGAACATGAGCAGAATGATGCCATTCTGACACCAATGAAGAAGCAACGTGTTGTTTGGGATTCGGCACTTCATGATCAGTTTGTCTCGGCAGTTACTTACCTCGGTATCAACG AGGCGGTTCCAAAGAAAATCTTGGAGCTGATGAATGTTCCTGGCCTTACTCGGGAAAATGTAGCTAGCCATCTTCAG AAATATCGTCAACATCAGAAGAAGAAGGCTCAAGAAAGCTTGGAAAGCACGTTTGGGCCTATGTCCTCCGATGGCAATCTTGACTTACATGAACTTATTGGCCACGAGAATTGGAAGATAAATATGAGCGAAAGGCATCAAAGGCGGCAGATGATGAAACACAAAGAGTCACATCAATATCAATATCTCCAGACTTCTCAGAATATGAATATGCATGTTGAGATGGCTCCATCATATCAAACAACACAGCCAATGATGTCTGGAAATTCGGGGAATCCGATTGTTTCTAGTGGGGTAGCAGAAGCAAATTTTCCATATGGGTGTAACACCATTGAAATGGGAAGAGAGGAAGCATATCATCCAGTTTTGCAGACACCATCATCCTTTGAATTCCCGATTTATTCCCATCTGGAAAATCAGTTATATGGACTTCCCTTTGTTCATGACTTCTCGCAAATTGGACTCCAAGATTGGGAGTTGAACTTCCAACATGAGAATATCATACCTGATCAGCCTCATGAGGATACCATTCCTCGCGAGGGAACAATCAATTTAGATATGCAGAGGAACATCCCTTCTGGTGACAATGCAGTGAGGATGAAATCGGAGACTTTTCCCGGCACAAATTTGCAGCCCTTTCCTGCACGTTTCGGGTTGGAGGACCCCAACAGCCCAGCTTCCTGA